The genomic region CCTGCTCTAATGGAAATCCATGTCTGGGTACAGGAGGAAGCCCATGAAAGTGGAATCGTTGATGTTGTCAGCGTAGACACCGTTGTTTTCCCCCTCCCCGTAGACCTGGAGCCAGACCTCATCCCCTGAGCTGAGGTGCAGCAAGACAGAGCCGCTCGCCTGGTCGATGTTGTTGGTCTGGAACTGGTCGTAGGTGAAGATGACGGCCTTGTCCTTCTTGTAGAGGCTGACCTTGACGTCTGACATGTACACCGTCAGGTGGTAGGCGAAGTAGTAGGTGCCGGGGATGCTGCAGAGGAACTTGCCGGTGCTGGTGTCGTAGTGGTTCTGCTCGTTGTAGAAGATCTTGCTGAAGCGGATGGGGacgttggggtggggggctcgcTCCGTCAGCCCCACGCTGAAGGCGGAGCGGTAAACATAGGCCCCTTCGCCCTTGTCTCCCTTCAGCCCTGGCTGTCCTGGAAAGCCTCTTGGCCCCTCTGGCCCTGCGCTTCCCATGGCGCCTTGGTCGCCTTTGGAGCCTTGCAAACCTGGGGGACAGAGTTGGGGTTGGGAGCTGTTGGTACTGAGCTCAACACCCGTGGTGTGAGACACCGTGTCCACCCCAACCCCGAGCAGAGCTCCTCTGGTGCCACCGTACCGCACGCTCACACCAACCTTgctctcctttctctccctttagTCCATCTTTTCCATCTTTCCCGTCCCTGCCGGGGAGCCCGTTGTGACCAGGGTAGCCAGGTGCTCCTCCCATCCAGTTGGCGCACGGTGTTTTGGGGTCAGGCTGGGGATCCTGGGCAGCCACCTCCGTGCAATGGggggccaccagcagcagcgagCAAAGGAGGAAGCCTGCTGAGTCCCTCATGGTCGGTTCCTGAAGCGGATAAGGGCTTTGTTAACTTCAGaggttaaaagggaaaaaatgaaaataaagtgaaCAAAAACCCCACTCTTGAATAACAAAGCATTAGTGGTTAAAACTTTAATCAACATATATGAAGGAAAGTGATTCTGCTTGGCCTGATGGCCCTTCTCCATCCCGTGGGGCTCTGGCATTGAGTCCAGCCCGCTGAGCCAGGGCAGGGCCCCCGGCAGAAGTGAGGACCTCAGCCCTGGAGCAAACCCAGCGCGGAGAGGAGCAGGCTGCGGGGCTGCGCTTCTGCACCAGGGCAGCTGGAGCTTGGGACTGAGCCTGGCAGATGCTGAGATGAGATGTGAATGAGATGTTGATGATGAGATGTTAATCTCATCAGAGCAATTGGTGTGGCTACCCCAAACCAGGTGTGTGGTAACACGCTATGGCCAGCCGGGTGCGTTGTCCCGAGGCTCACAGAAATGGGTGGGTCCTTAGCAGGTTTGGATCAGGCTTTTaggaaacacattttgaaatgcCCATTGTATGATGCAGCTCCCCAAGCAGAGATTATACCCTGGAACAAAAGGGTTATCCTGTTACGAGGATTGTAAGTGGCATACAGGACAACGAATGTGGATAACAGGGTGGCCTCTACAGTCCCTTAACTCTGTAatttccaaaaatatatatatatttcacagcAACTTCCTTGCagggttgatttttttcttaagtgagttatttaaatgtatttccaaTAGTGTCTCATTAGCTCTGGCATAACAGCTTCAATGGAAGCTAAATAGCAATGAGGTTACCAtgactgtgtttttttgtgggaTGTGGAAGGGTTTTAAAGAAACCTTCAGTGCTCTGCACAGTGAGTCCAGCAGGCAGCACCCAACGTGTA from Anas platyrhynchos isolate ZD024472 breed Pekin duck chromosome 9, IASCAAS_PekinDuck_T2T, whole genome shotgun sequence harbors:
- the ADIPOQ gene encoding adiponectin isoform X1, encoding MRDSAGFLLCSLLLVAPHCTEVAAQDPQPDPKTPCANWMGGAPGYPGHNGLPGRDGKDGKDGLKGEKGEQGLQGSKGDQGAMGSAGPEGPRGFPGQPGLKGDKGEGAYVYRSAFSVGLTERAPHPNVPIRFSKIFYNEQNHYDTSTGKFLCSIPGTYYFAYHLTVYMSDVKVSLYKKDKAVIFTYDQFQTNNIDQASGSVLLHLSSGDEVWLQVYGEGENNGVYADNINDSTFMGFLLYPDMDFH
- the ADIPOQ gene encoding adiponectin precursor (The RefSeq protein has 3 substitutions compared to this genomic sequence) translates to MRDSAGFLLCSLLLVAPHCTEVAAQDPQPDPKTPCANWMGGAPGYPGHNGLPGRDGKDGKDGLKGEKGEQGLQGSKGDQGAMGSAGPEGPRGFPGHPGLKGDKGEGAYVYRSAFSVGLTERAPHPNVPIRFSKIFYNEQNHYDASTGKFLCSIPGTYYFAYHLTVYMSDVKVSLYKKDKAVIFTYDQFQTNNIDQASGSVLLHLSSGDEVWLQVYGEGDNNGVYADNINDSTFMGFLLYPDMDFH